The following proteins are encoded in a genomic region of Necator americanus strain Aroian chromosome II, whole genome shotgun sequence:
- a CDS encoding hypothetical protein (NECATOR_CHRII.G4895.T1) encodes MHYLIAILVLSAQFGRAESTSTQVPEHYLITDYILSRYNKGLIPKRLQNESIKVSFSMELYQIIQVNEPQQFLMLNAWIVERWVDNLLGWDPEDFSNVTEIMIPFDQIWIPDTTLYNSLVMDDDDTRRLLNAKLTTRGKEKGALVELLYPTIYKLSCLLDLRFFPFDVQTCKLTFGSWTFDNTLIDYYPHNVTHAIGTANCIDNEGWNVLKTSVHRLVNHYACCPNNYTLLEFHLDIQRKPLYYVINLITPTSIITLISIVGFFSSSSINELREEKITLGITTLLSMSILIFMVSDKMPSTSSFIPLIGWFYTSMILLISLSTLAASIVIYIQKQGMLGKPPARKIMRWARFVARIVRMEMPLLMKQAYAQKAREEKLRRAQDGRKQSLWQRVYKVAREQAQQRKTSGSSAKINGVAPSPDVQRLQVPKKSCTISTDVTCITEPCDTTGLVEFSNMSDEENSSFPDIDYTAPPPPVSKFQCLQKMSTCASLDSMIRNVDIISPRTMQRNMAELEYDWLAAVVERIFLIFFIIVFLLTAVGINCIGLFYWWTAYDYTV; translated from the exons ATGCACTACTTGATCGCAATTCTTGTATTGTCGGCTCAATTCGGTCGTGCAG AATCAACGTCTACGCAAGTGCCGGAGCATTATCTGATCACCGACTACATCCTTTCTCGTTACAACAAAGGTCTGATCCCGAAACGACTTCAGAATGAATCCATAAAGGTGTCCTTTTCAATGGAGCTCTATCAAATTATTCAAGTG aacgagCCACAACAATTCCTTATGCTCAACGCATGGATTGTCGAG CGATGGGTGGATAACCTACTCGGTTGGGATCCGGAGGATTTTTCAAACGTTACCGAGATTATGATCCCGTTCGATCAGATTTGGATCCCTGATACGACACTTTACAATTC acTTGTTATGGATGATGATGATACACGGCGTCTGCTAAACGCCAAGCTAACCACccgaggaaaagaaaaaggagcacTTGTGGAACTACTCTATCCAACAATCTACAAACTTAGTTGCCTCCTTGATTTGAG GTTCTTCCCATTTGATGTACAG ACTTGTAAATTAACTTTTGGCAGTTGGACATTTGATAATACCTTAATCGATTACTATCCTCATAACGTCACTCATGCGATTGGCACTGCTAATTGCATTGATAATGAGGGATGGAACGTTCTCAAGACCTCGG TTCATCGCCTTGTAAATCACTACGCTTGTTGTCCGAACAATTATACTTTGTTGGAGTTTCATCTGGATATTCAAAGGAAACCCTTATATTATGTGATCAATCTTATCACACCTACCTCAATTATTACACTCATTTCTATTGTTGGATTCTTCAG TTCATCATCCATAAATGAGTtgagagaagagaagattACACTCGGGATTACAACACTATTATCGATGTCAATTTTAATCTTTATGGTATCCGATAAAATGCCATCTACGTCTTCATTCATTCCTCTGATTG GATGGTTCTATACAAGTatgattttgttgatttctttATCAACGTTGGCTGCATCCATTGTTATATATATTCAGAAACAAG GTATGCTGGGAAAACCACCTGCTCGTAAAATTATGCGATGGGCACGTTTTGTGGCACGAATCGTACGAATGGAGATGCCGCTCCTTATGAAACAAGCATATGCTCAAAAAGCAAGG GAAGAGAAACTGAGAAGAGCCCAAGATGGGCGAAAACAGAGTCTCTGGCAGCGGGTCTACAAAGTAGCACGGGAACAAGCACAACAGCGTAAG ACCTCAGGTTCTTCCGCAAAAATCAACGGGGTAGCGCCGTCACCGGATGTGCAACGGTTACAAGTGCCGAAGAAAAGTTGCACGATAAGCACAGATGTCACATGCATCACTGAGCCAT GCGATACAACTGGATTGGTGGAATTCTCAAATATGTCAGATGAGGAGAATTCCTCTTTTCCGGACATTGACTACAcagcaccaccaccaccggtTTCGAAATTTCAATGCTTACAAAAAATGAGCACTTGTGCTTCATTGGATAGTATGATCCGAAATGTTGaca TTATTTCACCACGAACAATGCAGAGAAATATGGCTGAACTCGAGTACGACTGGTTGGCGGCCGTTGTAGAAAggatatttttaatattttttatcattgttttcttgttgacagcggttggaatcaactGTATTGGTTTATTTTATTGGTGGACAGCGTATGATTACactgtttga